The genomic region GGCGTCCTTGGCTGGCCGCCGCCGCTGCCGCCATGGTGGTCGGCGCCTTGGGCTTGGTGCTGCTGCGCTCGCCGGGAGCCCTGCCGCCGGAGGTGGCCTACTCCGTCGAGGTGCGGGGGCTGGCGGAGGTTCGCGACGTTCCGAGCTCCCAGGATCCCGAGGCTTCCACCGCTGATGTCCCCCCCGAGGTCGCGGCCTATGCTGGGACCATGGTTCGCATCGTCGCCCGGCCGGAACGTTCTCTCGCTCTGCGGCTGGAGCCGGCACTCTATCGCCTGAGCGAAGAGGGACCGGAGCCCGTGGAACCCGACCGCTGGGAGCTGGAACGCCGCGACGGGGTCTTCACCCTTTCCGGCGAGGCGGGAGCCTTGACCGGCGGAACGGCGGGCCTCCACACCCTCTACCTCGTGCTTGTCCGCCCCGGTGACTTGCCCGAGGAGCTCGGGGCATGGGAGGCTTCGAATCTTCAAGAGCGCCTCGCCGCCGATGGCCGCCGCCGGGTCTACCCGGTGATCCTCGAATTGCTCCCCGAGCCGGCGGACGAGACGATCCCTTTCCCAGGAGAGACCCCATGATGTCGAAAGCCTGTTCGTCCCCTCGCCTCGGTCTGCGGTGCCCAGCCCTGCCTTGGGTGGCCGTGCTCATGGTCCTGTCGGCGGTCTGGGCCGGCGCCCTCGGTGCCGCCGAGGTGAACTGGCTGCGCACGGCGCCGGATTGCACCGCACCGGCCCCCAACGACGGCACGCTGCTGCAGCTTTGCGGCAGCGTCGGCCGCTACTATCTCGCCACCACCGCCGGGCCGCCGGCGGTGGAGTGCGCTGCGGAAGTCTCCGCCCACGACCATGCGGCGTTCTACGCGCGCTCCGAGACCGGTCCGGCGGGAAGCTGCTTCCAGCGCAATGGGGGCCCCTGGGTGGCGGTGGCGGATGTCGCCGGGCATCGCAGCAAGGGGATCGGCTGCACGCTGCTGGAGAGCGCTGACGGCACCCTGGGTACCGGTCTGCTGGATCTCGCCGCGGCCCACGCCCGCATGCCGGACCGGCTCGGGCTGCCCAGCGATGCTCACCTCTTGGCGGTGCTCTGCGATCTGGTTCAGGCCGTCGAGGATGGAGTGGAGGAGCCGCCGCTGGCGGTGGTGATCCCCTTCGGTCGTCACGTCGACGGGCCGCCGGATTGCTCGGGGGATGAAGCCAATCTGCCGTGCCAGGTGGACCGAGCCTTGGCTCACCTCCAGGATGCCCACGGTGTGATCGCCGTCGCCGCAGCGGGGGACCATCGTGCCACCACCTTCCCGGCGGCGGCGGAGCACGCCTTGGCGGTGGGCTCTCTGGATGGCGGAAGCTACGTCGCCGCGGGGGCCGTAGGACCGAGCTGGGAGTCCCCGCCGGGAACGCCGGCGCTGGTGCCGGGGGTCGGGGTGGTGGTGGATTTCGGCCGGTCGGAAGGCCCGCGGCCTCTGCCGGCGGGCAGCGCCACCGCCGCCGGACTCTTCGCCGGCTGGCTCGGCGGCACCCTCGTCCAAGGCTCGTGGCAGCCGCCGGATCCCTTCCCCTACGATGGACTGTGGCTTCCCTGGCCCCAGGGTGAGAACGGGGGCGAGGGCTTCGTCCTCAGCCTCGACGGTGCCGAGCTCCCCGGCTCGTCCTTCGCCGGCGCCGACCGCTTGATGGCGGCAGCGCTGGGGCTGGCGGCGTCGGGGGCATCAGGCCCGCTGCCGGTTCCCGAGGTTTACCTTCAGCTCACCGCCGAGACTTTGACGCTGCCGGACCTCAGCCTCCCGGGCTTGGTCGCCTCCCTTCACGACGAGTGGCCGCCGCTGCCAGAGGTGCTGCCCTGCGTCCCGTGCTCCGGCTCCCGCCCCGATCCGCCTCCCGCCAGCCCGCAGAATCCGGATGAAACCGG from Acidobacteriota bacterium harbors:
- a CDS encoding S8/S53 family peptidase: MMSKACSSPRLGLRCPALPWVAVLMVLSAVWAGALGAAEVNWLRTAPDCTAPAPNDGTLLQLCGSVGRYYLATTAGPPAVECAAEVSAHDHAAFYARSETGPAGSCFQRNGGPWVAVADVAGHRSKGIGCTLLESADGTLGTGLLDLAAAHARMPDRLGLPSDAHLLAVLCDLVQAVEDGVEEPPLAVVIPFGRHVDGPPDCSGDEANLPCQVDRALAHLQDAHGVIAVAAAGDHRATTFPAAAEHALAVGSLDGGSYVAAGAVGPSWESPPGTPALVPGVGVVVDFGRSEGPRPLPAGSATAAGLFAGWLGGTLVQGSWQPPDPFPYDGLWLPWPQGENGGEGFVLSLDGAELPGSSFAGADRLMAAALGLAASGASGPLPVPEVYLQLTAETLTLPDLSLPGLVASLHDEWPPLPEVLPCVPCSGSRPDPPPASPQNPDETGGDELVVDLSLSSPSNSFYDLWEIGIRLGEDLYRLDGGADPVLLDQIAAGTVEAVGLQGIDPAVLLATGDSASLIFILAYGDTPFWHSVPLVLPAAGEGQ